One genomic region from Colletes latitarsis isolate SP2378_abdomen chromosome 10, iyColLati1, whole genome shotgun sequence encodes:
- the LOC143346079 gene encoding uncharacterized protein LOC143346079 isoform X1, translating to MLYGLRASLDQGFIRVSSDQDTQTEMNDARIWQLVLVLIVFSSSRVFSVCNVCPRIENYTVTSMETYTEPVTVNTFTWCLQFPPRCLKTWTETKKRYRMKTESKTRSVNECCEGYKMISSNDDEIGIRCVPLCENCFSGVCISPNECQCNPGYRGENCTTVCPAGTWGSQCKEKCDCPEDVPCNSANGRCACPPGLHGPTCDQTCPDDLWSPECEFPCDCKNSSHKCSPETSLCPPVATIFAANRESSQIPETTEITTEASLEILSTTDNPRETTSVETTIASTPDRLKTRTQAREDGNSSTARPVIVLVSVPERRRNLENDRGKLTMKNPFLRHVDDNVSLHDVALSKTNYVKNVHKDEVQPTPIPLDVALIVVASIVSLGLTSVAVAMILHMRSKLFETVRLSIYDVEKTKENSSSGRISSIVTSTLPQTPVRLSPLFTSSPEPGMMLTVASIDPSCNYANGAATDSSCNYANGAATIGFRISGNLRDFLQNDQYDHPPATLISLQPDFDSNTEHIYDEIPLQSSPLRSSKNA from the exons ATGCTTTACGGACTTCGAGCTAGCCTCGATCAGGGATTTATTCGGGTTTCAAGTGATCAAGATACCCAAACTGAAATGAACGACGCGAGGATTTGGCAGCTGGTCTTGGTGCTGATCGTATTTTCTTCTTCGAGGGTATTCTCGGTGTGCAACGTGTGCCCGCGAATAGAAAA TTACACGGTCACCTCGATGGAAACGTACACCGAGCCGGTTACCGTGAATACGTTCACCTGGTGCCTACAGTTCCCGCCCAGGTGTTTGAAGACGTGGACCGAGACAAAGAAACGATATCGCATGAAG ACGGAGTCAAAGACCAGGAGCGTGAACGAGTGCTGCGAAGGCTATAAAATGATCTCATCCAACGACGACGAGATTGGCATCAGGTGCGTGCCATTATGCGAAAACTGCTTTTCCGGAGTTTGTATCTCGCCGAACGAGTGTCAGTGCAATCCTGGATATCGAGGAGAAAACTGTACGACCG TGTGTCCAGCAGGCACGTGGGGCTCCCAGTGCAAAGAGAAATGCGACTGTCCCGAGGACGTACCTTGCAATTCCGCGAATGGACGCTGTGCGTGTCCGCCAGGGTTACACGGACCAAC GTGCGATCAAACATGTCCGGACGATCTTTGGAGTCCTGAGTGTGAATTTCCATGCGACTGTAAGAATTCATCGCATAAATGTTCCCCGGAGACGAGCCTTTGTCCGCCTGTTGCAACGATTTTCGCTGCCAACCGAGAATCCTCGCAGATTCCCGAGACGACAGAAATCACGACGGAAG CCAGTCTCGAGATCTTATCTACGACGGATAATCCTCGTGAAACAACCAGCGTGGAAACTACCATCGCCTCGACTCCGGATCGTTTGAAAACTAGGACACAGGCTCGCGAAGACGGGAACTCGAGCACCGCCAGGCCCGTGATCGTCTTAGTTTCTGTTCCGGAGCGGAGGAGGAACTTGGAAAACGACCGAGGGAAGCTCACGATGAAAAATCCGTTCCTGAGGCACGTCGACGACAACGTCTCTTTGCACGACGTCGCCTTGTCCAAAACGAATTACGTTAAAAACGTTCACAAAG ACGAGGTTCAGCCGACGCCGATTCCCCTCGACGTTGCCCTAATTGTAGTAGCCTCGATCGTATCACTGGGTCTGACCTCCGTGGCGGTCGCGATGATTCTTCACATGCGTTCGAAACTTTTCGAGACGGTCAGACTGTCGATCTACGACGTGGAGAAGACCAAGGAGAACTCGAGCTCGGGAAGAATCTCGTCGATAGTCACCAGCACACTTCCAC AAACTCCTGTCCGTTTGAGTCCCCTGTTCACCTCGTCCCCAGAACCGGGGATGATGTTGACAGTCGCTAGCATCGACCCTTCGTGCAACTATGCCAACGGAGCTGCCACCGACTCTTCGTGCAATTATGCCAACGGAGCTGCCACCATCGGTTTTCGTATATCCGGTAATTTACGTG ACTTCTTGCAAAACGACCAATACGATCATCCGCCAGCGACGCTGATTAGTCTGCAGCCAGACTTCGACTCGAACACGGAACACATTTACGACGAAATTCCGCTTCAATCGAGTCCGCTGCGATCCAGCAAGAACGCGTGA
- the LOC143347266 gene encoding uncharacterized protein LOC143347266 → MPIYDEYFLLFASSKKLVREKSLTLTLTLKAISMNSVNFDTVLRPIHKHFCEQLRSRIAKMVTGDPSASVLSREDVIACATKIRNQSFIRACTFNMRRSLIVCGIVLTLLVTDALAVEGVKGGHRAHQGGKGGRLNQIGAVNSTVQAGLCYKTVPYADALALNSTGQFPHNTLPSTNGNEETNGWITILDCCNGYERNLTSGSCDPRCNEGCLGGKCTAPNVCACPEGWFPQNGVCMPYCERPCQQNAYCFSPNVCACILRYEEVNGVCRPICPRGCINGKCVAPNVCDCEPGYLLEGNKCVPNCPQGCANGECMAPGLCKCNTGFATDYTGKCAPLEELSNIRSECPNGCGANGTCAGPNRCACDLGYRVDPDTGRCIPSPTSFQCRNGCGAQGVCVGPNLCICNYGMEVDPDTGRCPDPRPLPPTPGQCPNGCEPNAMCIATSNRCICKLGFIRDPNTGTCVRNMGQQTSEPLCENYCFNGMCTGLNECTCKPGYTMDPIDPSRSRCLPVCRNGCVNGICTAPNLCLCNPGYTKETGVKGRQRCVPIVLYSCHSLIVALGESRGRLALRMTVASFLLFVSFSLQIITMKSMVETLSDTEVGVCSQVIQYPATRLVTYYETYRIVKWGIFYQTKRRLNYKKQMYKESSVIHMCCSGYRKTSTDKCEPICNPPCVNGHCVLPNKCECVTHYKEVSNNVCQPICLNCEHGTCYTPYNCTCNEGYNMDADSYTCKPICNEDCEKLHAYCSAPNECTCHKNYNRTSDSEVCQPICTSECINGLCVGPDTCSCHPGYQLSPYDLFVCEPICEPVCQLGNCTAPYTCTCEPGYYVNDENICKPICSEPCVEGVCIAPETCQCNDGYGLTAESKYVCEPICEKACVNGICTEPGTCSCKPGYSFQGDETMEHYCTPHCEVSCDPYGACIAPNVCGCFEGYQLIDEANYSQLAEYYMKSVCEPICENPCINGFCISPGVCSCHVGYQRSQHDVNVCEPSCFLSCASINGYCSAPNTCSCKSGYATSENGSDVCEPICEQTCTNGYCSAPNECACNENYNFAQYSSNVCEPICKESCGDNGTCVAPDTCRCNVGYRSIENATAFACEPVCEQDCTNGTCESPGVCVCNPGYEKDANQLCKPFCASCENGTCVEPEVCVCNEGYVSSERKLENKIVCEPYCENCVNGNCASPGECVCDVGFAKDKNENETAGCVSVCENNCNGHGSCIVENAICECQFGWKGLYCDEPSFCIVLMDAESERTNLTNIASYVNDTIASVFANSTLCSSNCAGMIGNQTLCFDGYKNDDAANDTIACIIGIDTRCYTAYTKTPNYVTMAGIGCIAIIVTGIAAAMYLLIRKQRKRKFSFGDAQSASMQGRDSLLTEDNNL, encoded by the exons ATGCCAATTTACGACGAGTACTTCCTTTTGTTCGCAAGTTCTAAGAAGCTGGTCAGAGAAAAATCATTGACGTTGACGCTGACGTTGAAAGCGATTTCTATGAACTCGGTCAATTTCGACACGGTATTGCGGCCGATCCATAAACATTTCTGCGAACAACTACGCAGCCGAATCGCGAAAATGGTAACTGGTGACCCCAGCGCCTCGGTGTTATCGAGAGAAGATGTCATCGCGTGCGCCACGAAAATAAGAAACCAGTCGTTCATTCGTGCTTGTACGTTCAACATGCGGAGATCGCTGATAGTCTGTGGGATCGTTTTAACGCTCCTGGTCACCGACGCCTTAGCGGTCGAAGGCGTCAAAGGCGGTCATCGTGCTCATCAAGGTGGCAAAGGCGGTCGACTGAATCAGATCGGCGCCGTGAACAGCACCGTCCAGGCTGGACTTTGCTACAAGACGGTACC ttacGCGGATGCGCTGGCTTTGAACTCCACGGGACAGTTCCCTCACAACACTCTGCCCTCGACGAACGGGAATGAAGAG ACAAACGGTTGGATCACGATTTTGGATTGCTGCAACGGCTACGAGCGCAACTTAACTTCCGGTAGCTGCGACCCACGGTGCAACGAAGGTTGCCTAGGCGGCAAGTGCACGGCGCCAAATGTCTGCGCCTGTCCCGAAGGATGGTTCCCGCAGAATGGCGTCTGTATGCCCTACTGCGAGAGACCCTGCCAACAGAATGCTTACTGTTTCTCGCCGAACGTGTGCGCTTGCATATTGCGCTACGAGGAGGTGAACGGCGTATGCAGGCCCATCTGTCCTCGCGGTTGCATAAACGGCAAGTGCGTCGCGCCGAACGTCTGCGACTGTGAACCGGGTTACCTTCTCGAAGGCAACAAATGCGTGCCAAATTGCCCCCAAGGTTGCGCGAACGGCGAGTGCATGGCCCCGGGTCTTTGCAAATGCAACACGGGCTTCGCTACAGATTATACCGGCAAGTGCGCTCCGCTCGAAGAGTTGTCGAACATCAGGTCCGAATGTCCGAACGGTTGCGGGGCGAACGGCACTTGTGCGGGCCCAAATAGGTGCGCCTGCGACCTGGGTTACCGGGTGGACCCGGACACTGGCCGTTGCATTCCGTCCCCCACCTCGTTCCAATGCAGAAACGGTTGCGGGGCCCAAGGTGTCTGCGTGGGTCCCAATTTGTGCATATGCAATTACGGGATGGAGGTTGATCCAGACACCGGTAGATGCCCCGATCCTCGACCTCTCCCTCCAACCCCGGGACAGTGCCCAAACGGCTGCGAGCCAAACGCTATGTGCATAGCGACGTCAAATCGTTGCATATGCAAGTTAGGGTTCATCCGGGACCCCAACACGGGAACCTGCGTTCGAAATATGGGACAACAGACAAGCGAACCGCTCTGCGAGAACTATTGCTTCAACGGGATGTGCACGGGTTTGAACGAGTGCACGTGCAAACCCGGATACACGATGGATCCGATCGATCCGTCGCGATCCAGATGTTTGCCCGTGTGCAGAAACGGTTGCGTAAACGGCATTTGTACCGCGCCCAATTTATGCTTATGCAACCCGGGATACACGAAGGAGACTGGCGTCAAGGGTCGACAGAGATGCGTTCCGATAGTA TTGTATTCTTGTCATTCGTTGATTGTTGCTCTTGGCGAGTCGAGAGGACGACTGGCCCTCAGAATGACGGTCGCGAGCTTCCTACTTTTCGTTAGTTTTTCGTTACAAATTATCACCATGAAGTCTATGGTCGAGACTTTATCCGACACGGAAGTTGGAGTTTGCAGCCAAGTAATTCA ATACCCGGCGACGCGACTCGTAACGTATTACGAGACATATAGGATAGTAAAGTGGGGCATCTTCTACCAAACCAAACGACGATTGAATTATAAGAAACAG ATGTATAAGGAGAGCTCTGTAATTCATATGTGCTGCTCAGGATACAGGAAAACGAGTACCGACAAGTGTGAACCCATTTGCAACCCCCCTTGTGTGAACGGCCACTGCGTATTGCCCAACAAATGCGAGTGTGTTACGCATTACAAAGAAGTTAGTAACAATGTGTGCCAACCAATTTGTCTTAACTGCGAACATGGAACATGCTACACGCCGTACAATTGTACCTGCAACGAAGGATATAATATGGATGCAGATTCTTACACCTGCAAACCGATTTGCAACGAGGATTGCGAAAAATTACATGCCTACTGCTCGGCGCCTAACGAGTGCACGTGCCACAAGAATTACAACAGGACATCAGACTCGGAA GTGTGCCAACCGATCTGCACTTCCGAGTGCATAAACGGCCTATGCGTGGGTCCTGACACTTGTAGTTGCCATCCCGGTTACCAGCTGAGTCCGTACGACTTGTTTGTTTGCGAACCGATATGCGAGCCCGTTTGTCAGTTGGGCAACTGCACGGCGCCATACACCTGCACCTGTGAGCCGGGTTATTATGTGAACGACGAAAATATTTGCAAGCCGATCTGCAGCGAACCTTGCGTGGAAGGCGTTTGCATCGCGCCCGAAACCTGCCAATGTAACGACGGATACGGACTCACGGCGGAATCCAAGTACGTTTGTGAGCCTATCTGCGAGAAAGCATGCGTAAACGGAATCTGCACGGAGCCAGGGACTTGCAGTTGCAAACCAGGTTACAGTTTCCAAGGCGACGAAACCATGGAACACTATTGCACACCCCACTGCGAGGTCTCTTGCGACCCTTACGGAGCCTGCATCGCGCCTAACGTCTGCGGATGCTTCGAGGGCTACCAGCTCATTGACGAAGCTAATTATTCTCAG TTGGCGGAGTACTACATGAAATCAGTCTGCGAGCCGATCTGCGAGAACCCTTGCATAAACGGTTTCTGCATTTCTCCGGGCGTGTGCAGCTGCCACGTTGGATATCAACGATCGCAACACGACGTAAACGTCTGCGAGCCGAGCTGTTTCTTGAGTTGCGCATCCATCAACGGATACTGCAGCGCTCCCAACACCTGCAGCTGCAAGTCCGGCTACGCTACCTCTGAAAACGGTTCCGACGTCTGCGAGCCGATCTGCGAGCAAACTTGCACGAACGGATATTGTTCCGCGCCGAACGAATGCGCCTGCAACGAGAACTATAATTTCGCACAGTATTCTTCCAACGTTTGCGAACCCATCTGCAAAGAATCTTGCGGGGACAATGGAACCTGCGTGGCCCCAGACACCTGTCGATGCAACGTTGGCTATCGTTCTATTGAAAACGCCACCGCGTTCGCCTGCGAACCCGTCTGCGAACAAGACTGCACAAATGGTACCTGCGAGTCCCCAGGTGTATGCGTTTGCAATCCAGGCTACGAGAAAGACGCGAATCAACTTTGCAAGCCTTTCTGCGCGTCTTGCGAGAACG GTACCTGCGTGGAACCCGAAGTCTGCGTGTGCAACGAGGGATACGTTTCCTCGGAACGCAAACTGGAAAATAAAATCGTCTGCGAACCGTACTGTGAGAACTGTGTTAACGGAAACTGCGCGTCGCCCGGGGAATGCGTGTGCGACGTTGGTTTCGCCAAAGATAAAAATGAGAACGAAACAGCTGGATGCGTCAGCGTatgcgaaaataattgtaacggCCATGGATCGTGCATCGTCGAAAACGCTATCTGCGAATGTCAGTTTGGATGGAAAGGGTTGTATTGCGACGAACCGTCGTTCTGTATCGTTTTAATGGACGCCGAGTCCGAACGGACGAACCT AACGAATATCGCGAGCTACGTGAACGACACGATTGCCAGCGTGTTTGCCAACAGCACTTTGTGCTCCAGCAATTGCGCGGGCATGATCGGTAACCAGACCTTGTGCTTCGATGGATACAAAAACGACGACGCGGCGAACGACACGATCGCGTGTATAATAGGTATAG ACACAAGATGTTACACGGCCTACACGAAGACGCCTAATTACGTCACCATGGCTGGGATCGGATGTATAGCGATTATTGTAACCGGGATCGCCGCTGCAATGTATTTGTTAATACGAAAACAAAGGAAAAGGAAATTTTCTTTTG GTGACGCTCAGAGCGCCTCGATGCAGGGACGGGACTCGTTACTAACCGAAGATAATAATCTCTAG
- the LOC143346079 gene encoding uncharacterized protein LOC143346079 isoform X2, giving the protein MNDARIWQLVLVLIVFSSSRVFSVCNVCPRIENYTVTSMETYTEPVTVNTFTWCLQFPPRCLKTWTETKKRYRMKTESKTRSVNECCEGYKMISSNDDEIGIRCVPLCENCFSGVCISPNECQCNPGYRGENCTTVCPAGTWGSQCKEKCDCPEDVPCNSANGRCACPPGLHGPTCDQTCPDDLWSPECEFPCDCKNSSHKCSPETSLCPPVATIFAANRESSQIPETTEITTEASLEILSTTDNPRETTSVETTIASTPDRLKTRTQAREDGNSSTARPVIVLVSVPERRRNLENDRGKLTMKNPFLRHVDDNVSLHDVALSKTNYVKNVHKDEVQPTPIPLDVALIVVASIVSLGLTSVAVAMILHMRSKLFETVRLSIYDVEKTKENSSSGRISSIVTSTLPQTPVRLSPLFTSSPEPGMMLTVASIDPSCNYANGAATDSSCNYANGAATIGFRISGNLRDFLQNDQYDHPPATLISLQPDFDSNTEHIYDEIPLQSSPLRSSKNA; this is encoded by the exons ATGAACGACGCGAGGATTTGGCAGCTGGTCTTGGTGCTGATCGTATTTTCTTCTTCGAGGGTATTCTCGGTGTGCAACGTGTGCCCGCGAATAGAAAA TTACACGGTCACCTCGATGGAAACGTACACCGAGCCGGTTACCGTGAATACGTTCACCTGGTGCCTACAGTTCCCGCCCAGGTGTTTGAAGACGTGGACCGAGACAAAGAAACGATATCGCATGAAG ACGGAGTCAAAGACCAGGAGCGTGAACGAGTGCTGCGAAGGCTATAAAATGATCTCATCCAACGACGACGAGATTGGCATCAGGTGCGTGCCATTATGCGAAAACTGCTTTTCCGGAGTTTGTATCTCGCCGAACGAGTGTCAGTGCAATCCTGGATATCGAGGAGAAAACTGTACGACCG TGTGTCCAGCAGGCACGTGGGGCTCCCAGTGCAAAGAGAAATGCGACTGTCCCGAGGACGTACCTTGCAATTCCGCGAATGGACGCTGTGCGTGTCCGCCAGGGTTACACGGACCAAC GTGCGATCAAACATGTCCGGACGATCTTTGGAGTCCTGAGTGTGAATTTCCATGCGACTGTAAGAATTCATCGCATAAATGTTCCCCGGAGACGAGCCTTTGTCCGCCTGTTGCAACGATTTTCGCTGCCAACCGAGAATCCTCGCAGATTCCCGAGACGACAGAAATCACGACGGAAG CCAGTCTCGAGATCTTATCTACGACGGATAATCCTCGTGAAACAACCAGCGTGGAAACTACCATCGCCTCGACTCCGGATCGTTTGAAAACTAGGACACAGGCTCGCGAAGACGGGAACTCGAGCACCGCCAGGCCCGTGATCGTCTTAGTTTCTGTTCCGGAGCGGAGGAGGAACTTGGAAAACGACCGAGGGAAGCTCACGATGAAAAATCCGTTCCTGAGGCACGTCGACGACAACGTCTCTTTGCACGACGTCGCCTTGTCCAAAACGAATTACGTTAAAAACGTTCACAAAG ACGAGGTTCAGCCGACGCCGATTCCCCTCGACGTTGCCCTAATTGTAGTAGCCTCGATCGTATCACTGGGTCTGACCTCCGTGGCGGTCGCGATGATTCTTCACATGCGTTCGAAACTTTTCGAGACGGTCAGACTGTCGATCTACGACGTGGAGAAGACCAAGGAGAACTCGAGCTCGGGAAGAATCTCGTCGATAGTCACCAGCACACTTCCAC AAACTCCTGTCCGTTTGAGTCCCCTGTTCACCTCGTCCCCAGAACCGGGGATGATGTTGACAGTCGCTAGCATCGACCCTTCGTGCAACTATGCCAACGGAGCTGCCACCGACTCTTCGTGCAATTATGCCAACGGAGCTGCCACCATCGGTTTTCGTATATCCGGTAATTTACGTG ACTTCTTGCAAAACGACCAATACGATCATCCGCCAGCGACGCTGATTAGTCTGCAGCCAGACTTCGACTCGAACACGGAACACATTTACGACGAAATTCCGCTTCAATCGAGTCCGCTGCGATCCAGCAAGAACGCGTGA
- the LOC143346079 gene encoding uncharacterized protein LOC143346079 isoform X3, protein MISSNDDEIGIRCVPLCENCFSGVCISPNECQCNPGYRGENCTTVCPAGTWGSQCKEKCDCPEDVPCNSANGRCACPPGLHGPTCDQTCPDDLWSPECEFPCDCKNSSHKCSPETSLCPPVATIFAANRESSQIPETTEITTEASLEILSTTDNPRETTSVETTIASTPDRLKTRTQAREDGNSSTARPVIVLVSVPERRRNLENDRGKLTMKNPFLRHVDDNVSLHDVALSKTNYVKNVHKDEVQPTPIPLDVALIVVASIVSLGLTSVAVAMILHMRSKLFETVRLSIYDVEKTKENSSSGRISSIVTSTLPQTPVRLSPLFTSSPEPGMMLTVASIDPSCNYANGAATDSSCNYANGAATIGFRISGNLRDFLQNDQYDHPPATLISLQPDFDSNTEHIYDEIPLQSSPLRSSKNA, encoded by the exons ATGATCTCATCCAACGACGACGAGATTGGCATCAGGTGCGTGCCATTATGCGAAAACTGCTTTTCCGGAGTTTGTATCTCGCCGAACGAGTGTCAGTGCAATCCTGGATATCGAGGAGAAAACTGTACGACCG TGTGTCCAGCAGGCACGTGGGGCTCCCAGTGCAAAGAGAAATGCGACTGTCCCGAGGACGTACCTTGCAATTCCGCGAATGGACGCTGTGCGTGTCCGCCAGGGTTACACGGACCAAC GTGCGATCAAACATGTCCGGACGATCTTTGGAGTCCTGAGTGTGAATTTCCATGCGACTGTAAGAATTCATCGCATAAATGTTCCCCGGAGACGAGCCTTTGTCCGCCTGTTGCAACGATTTTCGCTGCCAACCGAGAATCCTCGCAGATTCCCGAGACGACAGAAATCACGACGGAAG CCAGTCTCGAGATCTTATCTACGACGGATAATCCTCGTGAAACAACCAGCGTGGAAACTACCATCGCCTCGACTCCGGATCGTTTGAAAACTAGGACACAGGCTCGCGAAGACGGGAACTCGAGCACCGCCAGGCCCGTGATCGTCTTAGTTTCTGTTCCGGAGCGGAGGAGGAACTTGGAAAACGACCGAGGGAAGCTCACGATGAAAAATCCGTTCCTGAGGCACGTCGACGACAACGTCTCTTTGCACGACGTCGCCTTGTCCAAAACGAATTACGTTAAAAACGTTCACAAAG ACGAGGTTCAGCCGACGCCGATTCCCCTCGACGTTGCCCTAATTGTAGTAGCCTCGATCGTATCACTGGGTCTGACCTCCGTGGCGGTCGCGATGATTCTTCACATGCGTTCGAAACTTTTCGAGACGGTCAGACTGTCGATCTACGACGTGGAGAAGACCAAGGAGAACTCGAGCTCGGGAAGAATCTCGTCGATAGTCACCAGCACACTTCCAC AAACTCCTGTCCGTTTGAGTCCCCTGTTCACCTCGTCCCCAGAACCGGGGATGATGTTGACAGTCGCTAGCATCGACCCTTCGTGCAACTATGCCAACGGAGCTGCCACCGACTCTTCGTGCAATTATGCCAACGGAGCTGCCACCATCGGTTTTCGTATATCCGGTAATTTACGTG ACTTCTTGCAAAACGACCAATACGATCATCCGCCAGCGACGCTGATTAGTCTGCAGCCAGACTTCGACTCGAACACGGAACACATTTACGACGAAATTCCGCTTCAATCGAGTCCGCTGCGATCCAGCAAGAACGCGTGA